In Spinacia oleracea cultivar Varoflay chromosome 5, BTI_SOV_V1, whole genome shotgun sequence, a single window of DNA contains:
- the LOC110793700 gene encoding uncharacterized protein, whose translation MACPAMASPVEEQIHQHYQHRMQITEQVMDCKLKGKKQLSLESYLHYLLSRDFSKFTVGEINQIVSIHGFKKPGRLKKAEEAVKAIEPMHPARSTLKEGISSSTKATIDISEAIRDLKILNWQECSITSIKLLKPENDKIVLVSPSTTSTKSKSVKTAQKPKSLEAVEKSKLASSMSIGSGPNNNGSSGAPVFPSTSATKMQKTTKRRKLSSLKESSCSGPTNTDSGGSGDAPSSSFGARGKSGGGKKRLHANVTDLRTT comes from the exons ATGGCGTGTCCAGCGATGGCGAGTCCAGTTGAAGAGCAGATTCATCAGCATTATCAGCACCGTATGCAAATAACAGAGCAAGTGATGGATTGCAAGCTCAAAGGGAAGAAACAGCTTTCTCTCGAGAGCTACCTTCACTATCTTCTCTCTCGTGATTTCTCCAAGTTCACCGTCGGTGAAATCAATCAG ATAGTTTCAATCCATGGTTTCAAGAAGCCTGGTCGGCTGAAG AAAGCTGAAGAAGCAGTGAAAGCAATTGAGCCAATGCATCCTGCCCGATCAACTCTGAAGGAAGGCATTTCATCGTCAACCAAAGCAACCATTGATATCAGTGAAGCAATCAGGGATCTTAAGATTCTCAACTGGCAAGAGTGCTCCATAACTTCGATCAAATTACTCAAACCAGAGAATGACAAAATCGTCCTCGTTTCTCCCTCCACTACATCCACGAAGTCGAAATCTGTGAAGACTGCGCAGAAACCGAAATCTCTGGAGGCGGTAGAGAAGTCCAAGTTAGCTTCGTCGATGAGTATCGGTAGCGGTCCGAACAACAACGGTAGTTCTGGTGCCCCTGTTTTCCCCTCCACATCAGCCACCAAAATGCAGAAAACGACAAAGCGGCGTAAGCTATCATCCTTGAAAGAGAGCTCCTGCAGTGGTCCGACTAACACCGATAGTGGTGGTTCAGGTGATGCTCCATCGTCCTCGTTTGGCGCCAGAGGAAAGAGTGGTGGTGGAAAGAAAAGGCTTCATGCCAATGTCACTGATCTAAGGACAACTTAG